The DNA window TGCGGCCGATCAGCGCGCCGAGGGCGTCCTCGTCGGTGACGTACTCGTCCGGTGGCCTGCCCCAGACGTTGCCGACGCCGCGGGCGCCGTACGTCAGCGTGGACGGGCCGCGGGTGCCGGGCACGAACACGATGTTCGGCCAGGTGAACACCGACGGTACGAGCACGAGTCCGGCGCCGGCGAGGTCCTCCTGCGCGCTGAACCTGGTGCCGATCTGCAGTTCCTCGCCTTCGAGGCTGATCTCGGCGTGCAGCCCGGACAGCATCGCCTCGACGCCATGTCTCGTCAGCTCTGCCGCCCGGAACGCGACGTCGTCGTCGAGCACGGGGCGGATGCGGGCCCAGAACGGCTCGATCGCGACGCGCCAGTAGCGATGGAGCGCGTCTGCGACCAGCGGCGGTCCGGCCGAGCCAGCGGCGATCAGCCGGTGCGCTTCGGGTGTGAGCGGCTCACCGTTCTGGACGAGCTCGAGCTTCTCGCGCAGCAGGTCCGGTGAGATGGCGGCGACGACGTCGAGCTGGCTCTCGATCGTGGTCGCGGGGCTGCTCGCGCTGTCGAACAGATAGGACGGCACGAACGGGGTGCCGGGGATGACCGCGCGGAGCATCGCGGTGTCGACGTTCGCCTTGGCGAGCTTCGGTTCGACCTGCTCGTACCAGGCGCGATGCACCGGCGGGATCCGTCCGCGGGCGAGCAGGTAGAGGCTCTCGCCGACCTCGGCGAGCGGGGAGAACGCGAACCGCATCCGGCCGAGGTCCGCCTGCCTCATCCGGATCTGAATCATGCGGCGATCGTAAGCGCCTCGGACCGAGTTGCGGACCATTAAGCAGCGGCGGAATCGTTGCCGCCTCGTCGCGGGCGGCCGGATCGTTCGCCACGTGAAGAAGACTCTTGTGGTTCTCGCCGGCGTCGCGCTCGTCGCGACCGGCTTCTCCTACCCCTCGACGCCGCGCTTCGAGTTCGACACGCTCGCGCCGCTGGGCGGCCGGACCGCGATCGGCTCGTCCATCGACTCCCGCGGTGTCGTCGCCGGGACGTCCACCACGACCGGGACCGCCAAGCACGCGACGGTCTGGCGGAACGGCAAGGCGCGCTCGCTTGGCACGCTGGGAGGCCCGGGCTCGAGCAGCGCGGTGCTGTGGCCGAGCTCCGGACGCGTGATCGCCGGGATCACCCAGACGGACAAGCCCGACCCGAACAACGAGTCGTGGAGCTGCGGAGCGTTCTTGCCCGCCCGGCCGGGCTACGCGTGCGTCGGTTTCGCCTATGTGGACGGGAAGATGCGGGCGCTGCCGACGTTGGGCGGGCCTCACGGGTTCGCCGCAGGTGCGAACTCGCGAGGCCTCGTCGCGGGGTGGGCCGAGGAGAACATACGGGACTCGTCGTGCGTGGGGACGCAGGTGCTGCGGTTCCGCGCGACGGTGTGGGACGTACGGACGATGCGGGCTCGTGAGCTGCGGCCGCTGCGTGGAGACAGCGTCTCGGCCGCTACCGGGGTGAACGATCGCGGGCGTGTCATCGGGATCTCCGGGGCGTGTGACCAGGCGGTCGGCCGTGGGAGCGCGCGGGAACCCGTGGTGTGGGACCACGGAAAGCCGCGTGCGTTGACTGATCTCGGCGGGATCGCCTGGGACACGCCGATGGACCTGAACGAACGTGGTGACATCGCTGGCTTCGTGAACCGGTCCGCCGCTGATGGCGCGTCGCTGAAGCCGCTGCCGGTGTGGTGGTCGGCGTCCGGTCGGCTGCACCGGTTGACGTTGCCGTCCGGCTACACGTTCGGGCAGGCGTTGGGCATCAACGAACGGCGACACGTCGTCGGCGTGGCCTTGAGCGAGGACTTCTCCCAGTGCGCCGCGGTGCTGTGGCGTTCGGACAGCAAGCCGATCGTGCTCGAGGACAAGTCGGGGCGGCTCCAGCCGTGTGACGCGAACGCGATCAACGACCGCGGTCAGATCACCGGCGACGCGACGCACGTGAAGTCGGGCGCGACGGTCGGCTTCCTAGCTACGCCGCGCTGAGCGCCAACCGGCGGGTGGAGCGCATCCAGAGGAACCCGACCACGACGAGCTGAACGGCAGCGGCACCGAGCACGCCGACCAGCTCCCACGGGTCACTCGGAACCCCGGTGGCCGCGAGGCTCTCGATGCGCTCACCCCAGGCGATCCACACCAGTCCGGCGGCACCGCCCGGCCAGATGATTGTGGCCAGGAGCTTCTCGGGCACCGTCCATCGTGCTGAGGCCCACAGCAGCGCTGCTCCGATGACCCAGCCGAGCAGGGACGCCAGGCCGCCCAGCACGAGGAGAGCAAGGGTCACGACCTCGAGGCCCCGTGGGTGGAAGAAGGAGCTCTGCGGGCCAGTTGTCATCGGTCCCCCCGGTTCTCGACTGGCCCTTTCCTACCAGCGGCGCGGGTCAGGTGGCGAGACGTTCCTCGAACAACTTCCGGACGCCGGGCTCGGTGCGGAGTAGGTCGAGGGCCAGGTCGGCGTGGCCAGGGACGTACCCGTTGCCGATCAGCATCGTGAGGTCGGCCGCCAGGCCCTCGGCTCCGAGGGCGGCGGCGCTGAACGAGGTGGCCATCGAGAAGAAGATCACGGTGCCGCCGGCGGCTGTGGCGAGGATCGCGCCGCCCTCGCAGCCGGGGGCGTCCACGCAGACGATGGTGACGTCGGCCGGACCGCCCGCCTGCTCGACGGCTGCCGCCACGGCCACCGGGTCGCGGGCGTCGGCGAGCACGACTTCGTGGGCGAGTGCCGCGCTGTCGAGCGCGGCGCGCTCCCGTTCGATCGGCACCACGCCGATCACGCGCCCGGCCCCGGCGCGGCGGGCCGCGGCGAGGGCGAGCGAGCCGGACTTGCCCGCTGCGCCGAGGACACAGACGGTCGGCTTGGCGTACGTGCTCACCACGCGGGCGGTGAGCGCCGGGGCGCCGCACACGTCCATCACGGCGAGCGAGAGCGGCGCCGGCAGATCCGGCGGGAGCTTCGCGGCGATCGACCGGCCGAACAGGATTGCATAGCCGTCGCACGGCACCTGTTCCGACGCGCCGTCCCACCGGGCCAGGCCGTCCTCGACGACCAGAGGTGTCAGCGTCAGCGAGACCAGCGTCGCGATCCGGTCGCCCTTGGCGAGGCCGAGCGGTGACTCGGGGCCGACCTCCTCGACGGTGCCGACCAGCATGCCGCCCGAGCCGGTGATCGGGTTGTGCATCTTGCCCCGGTCTTTGATGATCTCGCGGACGGTCGCCCGGACGGCCTCACGGTCTCCCCCGGCCTGCTCGGTGAGCTGCCGGAACGAGGCCGCGTCGAGGTTGAGCCGTTCGACCCGTACGCGCACCTCGTCGGGCCAGAGTTCCGACCTCGTGTCGAGCCGTTCCGCCGCCTGCGGCAGCGCGCCGGCGGGCGCGAGGACACGATGCAAACCGATCGCGGACAAAACGGGTCACCTCCGAGACATCTTCCTGCCAACAGCACTACTGACTGTAATTCCTCCGGCCGTATGCCATTATTGCGGTATGACATCCAATGGTCAGCCCTACGAGTACAGGTACCACGAGCTCGTCGAGCCGGACTGGACACGCCTGCCTGGATGGCGCGATGTCACGGCCGCCGAGTGGGAGTCCGCGCAGTGGCAGCGGGCGCATTGCGTGAAGAACGTCAAGCAGCTCCGCGAGGTGATGGGAGACCTGCTCGACGAGTCGTTCTACGCCGACCTGGAACGTGACCAGGCCGAGCGCGCGACGATGTCGATGCTGCTGCCCCCGCAGATGCTGAACACGATGGCGTCGACCGCGGAGCCGACGACCGACGCGTTCTATGCGGACCCCGTACGCCGGTACATGCTGCCGGTCTACTCCGACCGCCGTTCGGACTGGCCGTCGCACCCGCGCGCGTCGCGGGACTCGCTGCACGAGCACGAGATGTGGGCGACCGAGGGCCTCACTCACCGGTACCCGACCAAGGTGTTGGCCGAGATCCTGCCGACGTGCCCGCAGTACTGCGGCCACTGCACGCGGATGGACCTCGTCGGCAACTCCACGCCGCAGGTCGACAAGCTGAAGTTCGCGCTGAAGCCGGTCAACCGGCTGGACGCGATGCTCGACTACCTGCGCCGCTCCCCCGGCGTCCGCGACGTCGTGGTGTCGGGCGGCGACGTGGCCAACATGCCGTTCCCGCGGCTGGAGTCGTTCGTCGACTCGCTGCTGGAGATCGAGAACATCCGCGACATTCGCCTTGCCACGAAGGCGTTGATGGGCCTGCCGCAGCACTGGCTGCAGGATGACGTCGTCGCGGGGATGGAGCGGCTCGCCACCAAGGCGCGCTCGCGTGGGGTGATGATCGCGATCCACACCCACGTCAACGCCGCCACCTCGGTGACGCCGCTGGTGGCCCGGGCCGCGCGGACGATGCTCGCGACCGGGGTGCGCGACGTCCGCAACCAGGGCGTGCTGATGCGTGGGGTGAACGACTCCATCTCGCAGCTCCTGGATCTGAGTTTCGCCTTGCTGGATGGGGCATCGATCACGCCGTACTACTTCTACATGTGCGACCTGATCCCGTTCTCCGAGCACTGGCGGGTGTCGGTTCGTGAGGCACAGCACCTGCAGCACGGGATCTTGGGCTACCTGCCGGGCTTCGCCACGCCGCGGATCGTGTGCGACGTGCCGTACGTGGGGAAGCGGTGGGTGCACCAGGTGTCTGAGTATGACGAGATGCGTGGGATCTCTTACTGGAAGAAGAACTACCGCACGGGTATCGAGGCTCCGGATGATGCGGCGCTGGATCGGACGTATGAGTACTACGACCCGATCGACACCCTGTCTGCTGAGGGTCGCGCTTGGTGGGCTGAGCACGGCGGTGAGCACTTGGCTGCTGCGGAGCAACGGGCCGCGGAGTCGCGTGAGGCGTCGGTCAAGCAGCTGCTGATCGAGGCCATCTAGGCAACGTCTGCACGGCATGTCCTGCCGTGTGTCCTGTCAGCTCAGGTCACGAGCCCGAACCGTCCGGGGAGTAAGCCACGTGCACGACACGCAGCTTGCTCCCCGACACGGACGGCACCCTGTGGAGAAGGATCCAGCCCCAAGGTTCGGGTAGCGGTCAGTTTGCACCGTGCGGTGCTATGAGGATTCGCATGCTCCTTGAGCTCAGCGACGGACGCGATAGCGGATGTGGGTGGCTTCAGGGGTGTCGATCACGCGGACGATCTCCAGTTCGATCTCCGCTGGCAGGACGTCGAAGAGTCGACGTCCTCGACCCAGGAGCACGGGGATCTGATGGATTTGCAGTTCGTCCAGGACTCCGGCCTCGAGTGCGCGCCGGGCGACGTAGCCGCCGACCACGTAGACGTCTCGGTCTCCGGCTGCTTCCTTGGCTTGTTTGATCGCGCTTTCGATTCCGTCGTTGACGTACGTCACTTTCGGGTATCCCCAACGGGCAGGCGGGGGTGGTGGGCGGTGACTGGGCACGAAGATTGGGGAACCGCCGGGATGTTCACCGCCCCAGTGATCCATCAGTTCGGCGGTACGTCGTCCCGCGACGGTCGCCCCGCACGCGTTCAATTCGTCGCCCAGCTCTTGGACCGACGCGGACAGTGATGTGGACTCCCCGCCAGAACCGTGCCAGTCATGCAGCCGGGTTCCATCCTCACCGCCGAGCACATCGTTTTCGTCGGCGATGTAGCCGTCGAGCGACATCGACATGAAGAGAATCGACTTGGACATTTCCTACTCTCCTTTGTTGTGAACGGCCGAGTGCCAACTCAGTCGAGCTGGAGCCTGTGCGTGCACCCGCGATGGCCGGGGCGGTGGCACTGCAACGATCCGACGATAGGAAAGGCCTCGATGGCGCCCTCAAAGCTCAGAGGCGTCAGCGGCGGACTCGGAAGCGGATATGGGTCGCCGTCGGCGTGTCGATCACACGAATGATGTCCAGCTCGATCCGGGACCCCAGGACCTCGAACTGGCGGAGTCCTGCGCCGAGCAGCACCGGGATCTGGTGGATCTGCAGTTCGTCCAGCACCCCGGCCTCGAGTGCCCGTTGCGCCGTGTACGCGCCGTGCACGAACACGTCTCGGTCGCCGGCCGCGGTCTTGGCCTGCGCCATCGCGCTCTCGATCCCGTCGGTCACGTACGTCACCATCGGATACTTGGCCGCCGCGGCCGGGGCGGGGCTATGGCTGACCACGACGATCGGAGTGCCGTGATGATCACCGCCCCAGTGGTCGACCTGTTCCACGGTGCGCCGTCCCGCCACTACCGCACCGGTCGCGTTCATCGCGTCCTCCATCTCCTTGAGGGCAGCAGCAGATCGCGCGTCGCCGGCCGCGGGGTTCGACCACTCGTGCAGCCGTTCCACCGCACCGTCGTCACCACCGGGATTGTCCGGTCCGTCGTTCAGTCCAGCGATGAACCCATCCAACGACATCGACATGAACAGCACCGACGCAGACATCAACCCGGCTCCTTGATCTTGGCTTCACACGTATCCGTCCCGGCAACAGTAGGTCCGGACGAGGCGGTGCGACTTGCAACTTTTCGACAATGACGCAAAAATGTTGCGTGCCAAGACGCCACCTGACCTTCGATGAGATCGATCATCGCCTGCTCGACCTGTTGCAGCGCGACGCAGGCTCAACCCTGCGCATATTGGGGGCGGCTGTCGGGCTCTCAGCAAGTGCCGTGCAGCGCCGGATCAACCGCTACCGCGCGGCAGGCGTCCTAGAACGCCACGTCGCGGTGCTCGATCTCGAGCGCACAGCGGACATCGTGCTCGCCGTCGTGTTGGTCACTCTCGAACGCGAGTCCAGCCGACACCACGCGGCCTTCCGGCGCCGATTGCTCGAGGTACCCGAAGTCCAGCAGGCCTACGATGTCTCCGGCGAATGGGACTACGTCGTCCTACTCGCCACCACCGGCATGGCCCGCCACAAAGAACTCGCCCAGCACCTCTTCAAAGACGCACCCAATGTCCAACGCTTCACCACCATGTTCGTGCTCGACCCCGTCCGCACCGGCACCTACCTGCCTACCCGGTGAACCACCCTCCGGAACCTCGTTGACTGCTTCCAGCTCCCAGCCCGTGCGTCAGATTCGCTGTAGAGCTGGAGCGCGCTGAGCTGGGCGAGCCACTTGTCGAAGAGCGTTCTTGTTCGGCTCGCCGACGTCGTCCCGCCGGGTCCGGGCCGGTGGCGTGCATGGCACCGAGAGAACGGCAGATGCTCCGGTCAAGTAACCGTGGGAGACGACGTCCGAAACCGATCTGGATCGACCAGACCACTCTCGCTACCGAGTTCAGGAAGGACAATATGGCGATAAGACTCCGCCACGGCTACACCAACGGCACCGCAACCGACGGGCGCGCGGTCACCAAGGAATACCTCGGGCCTGACGCCGACCGGCGGAGGGCGAACGAGATCGCCGTGCTCGACGCGGTCGGCGGCATCCTGCCCGTTCCACCGCTGCTCGACAGGCCGCCCGGTGCGATCGTCACCGGTTTCGTCCAGGGCACCCACGGCCAGGAGCTGCTCGCCGCCGGCCACGCCCGCGAAGTGCTCGGCATCTGCGGCCGGCTGGCTCGTCGGGTGCACGCCGTCGACTCGGCACTGGTTCCCGGACTCGGTACCCCGAAGGCCGGCGAGGTCCTGGTGCACGGCGACTTCGGCCCGCAGAACCTGCTGATCGACGCCGAACGCTGGGAACCCGCCGCCTTGCTGGACTGGGAGCTCGCCGCCTTCGGCGACCCGCTGCACGACCTCGCCTGGGCGGAGTGGATCGTCCGCTTCCACCACGCCGAGTCGGCCGGCGAGGTCGGCGCGTTGTACGACACCTACGGCTGGACGCCGCCCTGGGCCGACCGGCACGCGGCGATGGTGCGGGCCTGCGAACGGTTGCTCGCGTTCGTCCGCCGGTGGAATCCCGAGGCCGTCGCGATGTGGAAGGACCGCACCCGCCGGACCGAGGCCTTCACCGCATAGCGGTGCGTGGTCAACCTGGTCAACGTGGTCAACGTGGTCCAACGTGAACATGAGCGAAGGCTCAAGGTCTTGCGTTGCCCTGCTGTGCTTGGGCGGGCTAGCTGGTCGGGCTGTGGCGGCGGTCGAGTGTGGTGGCCGGGCCGGGGCGGGTCAAGGGCGTCGCGGCGGCTTCGCAGAGGGGCGACGTCGCTTCGCGACCGCGGAGCGGCCCTTGACTCGCCCCGGCCCGGCCACCAGATTTTCACGCGCCGCCCCCGCCCCCGGAACAGTGTCCCGGGCAAGGCCTGCCTGCGCTTTCGGTCTGTTGCCGTGCTTGGGTTGCTTGTGGAGCCCCCGGCTTCTTGTGGCTTCGATGAAGCCGGGAGATTTCCCTTGCCGTGTTCAGCATTAACCCGATTCCCTTGGTAGAATTCTGCTATGGAATCGACCACCTGCTCGAACACCATCGGCACCGCCGATGGTGTGTCGGCGTGGTCGATGTCCGACGACCAAC is part of the Tenggerimyces flavus genome and encodes:
- a CDS encoding Lrp/AsnC family transcriptional regulator, which translates into the protein MPRRHLTFDEIDHRLLDLLQRDAGSTLRILGAAVGLSASAVQRRINRYRAAGVLERHVAVLDLERTADIVLAVVLVTLERESSRHHAAFRRRLLEVPEVQQAYDVSGEWDYVVLLATTGMARHKELAQHLFKDAPNVQRFTTMFVLDPVRTGTYLPTR
- a CDS encoding dihydrofolate reductase family protein, giving the protein MSKSILFMSMSLDGYIADENDVLGGEDGTRLHDWHGSGGESTSLSASVQELGDELNACGATVAGRRTAELMDHWGGEHPGGSPIFVPSHRPPPPPARWGYPKVTYVNDGIESAIKQAKEAAGDRDVYVVGGYVARRALEAGVLDELQIHQIPVLLGRGRRLFDVLPAEIELEIVRVIDTPEATHIRYRVRR
- a CDS encoding KamA family radical SAM protein yields the protein MTSNGQPYEYRYHELVEPDWTRLPGWRDVTAAEWESAQWQRAHCVKNVKQLREVMGDLLDESFYADLERDQAERATMSMLLPPQMLNTMASTAEPTTDAFYADPVRRYMLPVYSDRRSDWPSHPRASRDSLHEHEMWATEGLTHRYPTKVLAEILPTCPQYCGHCTRMDLVGNSTPQVDKLKFALKPVNRLDAMLDYLRRSPGVRDVVVSGGDVANMPFPRLESFVDSLLEIENIRDIRLATKALMGLPQHWLQDDVVAGMERLATKARSRGVMIAIHTHVNAATSVTPLVARAARTMLATGVRDVRNQGVLMRGVNDSISQLLDLSFALLDGASITPYYFYMCDLIPFSEHWRVSVREAQHLQHGILGYLPGFATPRIVCDVPYVGKRWVHQVSEYDEMRGISYWKKNYRTGIEAPDDAALDRTYEYYDPIDTLSAEGRAWWAEHGGEHLAAAEQRAAESREASVKQLLIEAI
- a CDS encoding L-erythro-3,5-diaminohexanoate dehydrogenase; translation: MSAIGLHRVLAPAGALPQAAERLDTRSELWPDEVRVRVERLNLDAASFRQLTEQAGGDREAVRATVREIIKDRGKMHNPITGSGGMLVGTVEEVGPESPLGLAKGDRIATLVSLTLTPLVVEDGLARWDGASEQVPCDGYAILFGRSIAAKLPPDLPAPLSLAVMDVCGAPALTARVVSTYAKPTVCVLGAAGKSGSLALAAARRAGAGRVIGVVPIERERAALDSAALAHEVVLADARDPVAVAAAVEQAGGPADVTIVCVDAPGCEGGAILATAAGGTVIFFSMATSFSAAALGAEGLAADLTMLIGNGYVPGHADLALDLLRTEPGVRKLFEERLAT
- a CDS encoding ArsR/SmtB family transcription factor; protein product: MIQIRMRQADLGRMRFAFSPLAEVGESLYLLARGRIPPVHRAWYEQVEPKLAKANVDTAMLRAVIPGTPFVPSYLFDSASSPATTIESQLDVVAAISPDLLREKLELVQNGEPLTPEAHRLIAAGSAGPPLVADALHRYWRVAIEPFWARIRPVLDDDVAFRAAELTRHGVEAMLSGLHAEISLEGEELQIGTRFSAQEDLAGAGLVLVPSVFTWPNIVFVPGTRGPSTLTYGARGVGNVWGRPPDEYVTDEDALGALIGRSRAAILLSLELPLSTTELSVQLGQSPPAVSQHLAVLRRSGLVRSWRNGRSVLYRRTDLADSVIEAHRSRPQNDVASY
- a CDS encoding phosphotransferase family protein; this encodes MAIRLRHGYTNGTATDGRAVTKEYLGPDADRRRANEIAVLDAVGGILPVPPLLDRPPGAIVTGFVQGTHGQELLAAGHAREVLGICGRLARRVHAVDSALVPGLGTPKAGEVLVHGDFGPQNLLIDAERWEPAALLDWELAAFGDPLHDLAWAEWIVRFHHAESAGEVGALYDTYGWTPPWADRHAAMVRACERLLAFVRRWNPEAVAMWKDRTRRTEAFTA
- a CDS encoding dihydrofolate reductase family protein; protein product: MSASVLFMSMSLDGFIAGLNDGPDNPGGDDGAVERLHEWSNPAAGDARSAAALKEMEDAMNATGAVVAGRRTVEQVDHWGGDHHGTPIVVVSHSPAPAAAAKYPMVTYVTDGIESAMAQAKTAAGDRDVFVHGAYTAQRALEAGVLDELQIHQIPVLLGAGLRQFEVLGSRIELDIIRVIDTPTATHIRFRVRR